In Spirosoma aureum, a single genomic region encodes these proteins:
- a CDS encoding NAD(P)H-hydrate dehydratase has translation MKILNVDQIRALDQSTIQHEPIAPINLMERAALAFVDWFADHFPATMTTKIFCGLGNNGGDGLAIARLLLEREYPIEIYVVRYAPRESDDFMHNHRRLKLVTENVRYIELSHDIPAIRHNEIVIDAILGSGLSRPTEGIVKSTIEAINRAPATVVAVDIASGLYTDQPNAPTDVIIEPDYTITFQLPKLAFVLPKNGRYVGDWQIVDIQLHKRYIDLAPTPYYFTQARDARLLLHKRDRFSNKGSFGHALLYVGSYGKIGAAVLAARACLRSGVGLLTVQVPGCGYNILQTAVPEAMCLPDKNQQVLTGQSEVESSDPAEYTTVGIGPGIGKAPETLVMLRELLRTLKKPIVVDADALNLLSENSNLLDKLPRNSILTPHPKEFERLTEKWDNDYQKLTILREFAKKYKVIVVLKGAYSAIATPDGDIHFNSTGNPGLSTGGTGDVLTGILTALLAQGYDPIEAAVLGVFSHGLAGDRAAEQRGPIGMTASDVVDSLRWD, from the coding sequence CTAAAATCTTCTGCGGGTTGGGCAATAATGGGGGCGATGGACTAGCCATCGCCCGGCTTTTACTGGAACGTGAGTATCCCATTGAAATTTACGTGGTGCGATATGCCCCCCGCGAATCTGATGACTTTATGCACAACCATCGGCGACTTAAGCTCGTTACGGAGAATGTGCGTTATATTGAGTTATCGCATGATATTCCGGCCATACGTCATAACGAAATTGTCATTGATGCCATTCTCGGGTCTGGTTTATCGCGTCCAACCGAGGGCATTGTCAAGAGCACGATCGAGGCCATCAATCGGGCACCGGCCACGGTTGTTGCAGTCGACATTGCAAGTGGTCTATATACCGATCAGCCCAATGCCCCGACTGATGTCATCATTGAACCTGACTATACGATTACGTTTCAGCTGCCAAAATTAGCGTTCGTACTCCCTAAAAACGGTCGTTATGTTGGTGATTGGCAAATTGTAGATATACAGCTTCATAAACGATACATCGATCTCGCTCCTACTCCTTATTATTTTACCCAGGCGCGGGATGCCCGTTTACTGCTGCATAAACGAGATCGTTTTTCGAATAAAGGCTCTTTTGGACACGCCCTGCTCTATGTAGGTAGTTATGGCAAGATTGGTGCGGCTGTATTAGCTGCTCGTGCCTGTTTACGGTCAGGAGTAGGCCTTTTGACGGTACAGGTGCCAGGCTGTGGTTATAACATTCTGCAAACGGCCGTTCCCGAAGCCATGTGCCTGCCAGATAAAAATCAGCAGGTTTTAACCGGCCAGAGCGAAGTCGAAAGTTCGGACCCTGCCGAATATACAACCGTGGGTATTGGCCCTGGAATAGGCAAGGCTCCCGAAACCCTGGTTATGTTACGGGAATTGCTACGAACGTTGAAGAAGCCCATTGTGGTCGATGCCGACGCGCTGAACTTATTGTCAGAAAATAGTAATCTTCTTGACAAATTACCCAGAAACAGCATTCTGACACCCCATCCTAAGGAGTTTGAGCGGCTTACAGAAAAATGGGACAATGATTATCAAAAACTGACTATCCTCCGTGAGTTTGCCAAGAAATACAAGGTCATTGTTGTTTTAAAGGGTGCCTATTCGGCCATAGCAACGCCCGACGGTGATATACACTTCAATTCAACGGGTAATCCCGGCTTAAGTACCGGCGGAACAGGCGATGTTCTGACCGGCATTCTGACCGCTCTGCTTGCACAGGGATACGACCCAATCGAAGCCGCTGTATTAGGGGTTTTTTCGCATGGACTGGCTGGTGATCGGGCCGCAGAGCAACGAGGTCCTATTGGAATGACGGCCTCTGACGTAGTCGATTCCTTACGATGGGACTGA
- the feoB gene encoding ferrous iron transport protein B gives MSSPVIALVGNPNAGKSSLFNQLTGLRQKTGNFPGVTVDKKSGTWAIDSRTVTTVVDLPGVYSIYPKSLDEQLVTDILANPAHPDYPDVAIVVVDASNLHRNLLLFTQVADLGVPVILALNMLDVARKQAKEVNAVRLAMRLGVPVVRINARTGEGLDQLKKAVLGQLHEPVRQGKLFFDPAEEATELIADTKAQYRLENNYLALQYIIQHDGFTFLDRQQQIGLDAIIDKYQFSEPTFQAGETITRYKRIATVVAETVTDQRPANQSTWTQKLDRILLHPIWGYAIFGFVLLLIFQAIFAWAQPFMDAIDAGVAWLNGQLKESLPAGPLTDLLTDGILAGVGGILVFIPQIAFLFLLVALLEESGYMSRVMVIMDRIMRKFGLNGRSVVPLISGVACAVPAIMATRSIGTRRDRLITILVTPLMSCSARLPIYTILIALVVPSRRVLGLFNLQGLALMGLYLLGLFSALLAAYALKLVLRSKERSFFIMELPTFKLPRWNHVGLTVWESVRSFVWEAGRVILAISIILWVLASYGPGDSMQQAENQTRRQNPTLATDALENLVASERLEASYAGHFGHFIEPVIRPLGYDWKIGIALISSFAAREVFVGTMATIYSIGTGDDEGVTIRERLLQERNPETGGPMYTPALAWSLLIFYVFAMMCMSTLAATQRETKSWKWPMVQLVYMMALAYVTAFATYQFMK, from the coding sequence TTGAGTTCCCCCGTAATCGCCCTTGTTGGTAATCCGAATGCCGGAAAATCGTCACTGTTCAATCAACTGACCGGTTTACGCCAAAAGACGGGTAATTTTCCTGGCGTTACAGTCGATAAAAAATCCGGAACCTGGGCTATTGATTCCCGAACCGTTACTACCGTTGTTGATTTGCCGGGAGTTTATTCGATCTATCCAAAATCATTAGACGAACAACTCGTTACCGATATTCTGGCAAACCCCGCCCATCCTGATTATCCCGACGTGGCAATAGTGGTGGTCGATGCTTCTAATCTTCACCGAAATCTATTACTTTTTACACAGGTTGCCGACCTTGGTGTTCCGGTTATTCTGGCTTTGAATATGCTTGATGTGGCACGTAAGCAGGCTAAAGAAGTCAACGCCGTACGACTTGCCATGCGGTTGGGCGTGCCCGTTGTTCGTATCAATGCTCGAACGGGTGAGGGACTTGATCAGCTTAAGAAAGCTGTTCTTGGTCAACTGCATGAGCCAGTACGCCAGGGAAAGTTATTTTTTGATCCAGCTGAAGAAGCCACTGAACTCATCGCCGATACAAAAGCTCAGTATCGACTCGAAAACAATTATCTGGCACTACAGTACATCATTCAGCATGACGGTTTTACGTTTCTGGACCGTCAGCAGCAGATTGGCCTTGATGCCATAATTGATAAATATCAGTTTAGCGAACCAACGTTTCAGGCAGGGGAGACCATTACCCGGTACAAACGTATTGCGACCGTTGTTGCAGAAACCGTTACGGACCAACGACCGGCCAATCAATCGACCTGGACTCAGAAACTTGACCGTATTTTACTACATCCGATCTGGGGATATGCGATTTTTGGGTTCGTACTTCTGCTGATTTTTCAGGCCATTTTTGCCTGGGCACAACCCTTTATGGATGCGATTGACGCAGGTGTAGCCTGGCTTAATGGTCAATTAAAAGAAAGCCTGCCCGCTGGACCACTCACTGATCTTCTTACGGATGGAATACTGGCCGGAGTAGGTGGTATTCTGGTATTTATCCCACAAATCGCGTTTCTCTTTCTGTTGGTTGCGCTGCTTGAAGAGTCTGGATACATGTCGAGGGTGATGGTCATCATGGACCGAATTATGCGTAAGTTCGGGTTAAATGGACGGAGTGTAGTGCCGTTAATTTCGGGCGTGGCCTGTGCGGTGCCCGCCATTATGGCCACACGGAGTATAGGTACCCGCCGGGATCGACTCATAACGATTCTGGTAACTCCCCTGATGAGCTGTTCTGCCCGGCTTCCAATTTATACGATCCTGATTGCCTTGGTAGTACCGAGTCGACGCGTTCTGGGCTTGTTTAATCTACAGGGACTTGCCCTGATGGGACTCTATCTTTTAGGCTTATTCAGCGCACTGTTGGCGGCTTATGCCCTGAAGCTGGTTCTTCGCAGTAAAGAACGTAGTTTCTTTATTATGGAACTCCCGACCTTCAAACTACCGCGCTGGAACCACGTTGGCCTGACGGTTTGGGAAAGTGTCCGGTCGTTTGTCTGGGAAGCCGGACGGGTCATTCTGGCCATTTCGATTATTCTGTGGGTACTTGCCAGCTATGGTCCCGGCGACTCCATGCAACAGGCCGAAAATCAGACCCGGCGTCAAAATCCGACGCTGGCTACCGATGCGTTAGAAAACCTTGTCGCATCCGAACGGCTCGAAGCCTCCTATGCCGGACATTTTGGCCATTTTATTGAGCCTGTCATTCGACCACTGGGCTATGACTGGAAAATTGGTATTGCGCTGATCAGTTCATTTGCTGCCCGTGAGGTATTTGTTGGCACAATGGCAACAATCTACAGCATTGGCACTGGTGACGATGAAGGGGTCACTATTCGGGAACGTCTATTACAGGAGCGTAATCCTGAAACGGGTGGTCCTATGTATACGCCAGCACTGGCCTGGTCGTTATTGATTTTCTACGTTTTTGCGATGATGTGTATGAGTACGCTGGCTGCCACCCAGCGCGAAACCAAAAGCTGGAAATGGCCAATGGTTCAACTGGTCTATATGATGGCGCTGGCCTATGTAACGGCTTTTGCAACCTATCAATTCATGAAATAG
- a CDS encoding FeoA family protein, whose product MSKRSVADLKIGERATIQSFDNQLMSLKLLEMGCLPGAEICLSGKAPLGDPICLNVSGYCLAMRKSEAATIFVD is encoded by the coding sequence ATGAGCAAACGTAGTGTTGCTGATTTGAAAATTGGCGAACGAGCCACCATTCAATCGTTTGATAACCAGTTAATGTCGCTCAAACTGCTCGAAATGGGCTGTTTGCCAGGCGCAGAAATATGTTTGAGCGGGAAGGCTCCACTGGGCGATCCGATTTGTTTGAATGTGTCGGGCTATTGTCTGGCCATGCGCAAATCTGAAGCCGCTACCATTTTTGTTGACTAG
- a CDS encoding sulfite exporter TauE/SafE family protein — MDYSTILTLCGFSFLSGFVDAIIGGGGLIQTPAILFSLPQYPVPTLIASTKIPSLCGSLMGAFQYSRRVVVIGKFIGPMMAIAFGASWLGSWTLTRVPNSFMKPFALAILITVFIYTLTKKEFGQVVHQHVSARQQRLRMWLMGAGIGFYDGFFGPGTGSFLVLGFIALIGFDFLKASAHAKLVNAATNLASTLFFMSEGKILYAVAFPMAVANLSGAFLGARLAILKGNQFIRVFFLLIITATIIRFGWDLFD, encoded by the coding sequence ATGGATTATTCGACGATTCTAACCCTCTGTGGGTTTTCATTTCTTTCCGGTTTTGTGGATGCGATCATTGGTGGAGGTGGTTTGATTCAGACGCCGGCAATTCTTTTTTCTCTGCCTCAATATCCCGTTCCAACACTGATTGCCTCTACGAAAATACCTTCCTTGTGTGGTAGTCTGATGGGGGCCTTTCAATATAGCCGACGGGTAGTCGTTATTGGCAAATTTATTGGCCCCATGATGGCGATCGCATTTGGCGCGTCGTGGTTGGGTTCCTGGACACTAACCCGAGTGCCCAATAGCTTCATGAAACCGTTTGCGCTGGCTATTCTTATTACCGTATTTATATACACGCTGACTAAAAAAGAGTTTGGTCAGGTTGTGCATCAGCACGTTTCTGCCCGTCAGCAGCGCCTGCGTATGTGGCTAATGGGTGCAGGCATTGGCTTCTACGATGGCTTTTTTGGCCCAGGAACCGGCAGTTTTCTGGTATTGGGATTTATCGCCCTTATCGGCTTCGATTTTCTCAAAGCCAGTGCCCATGCCAAATTAGTCAATGCCGCGACAAATTTGGCCAGCACCTTGTTTTTTATGAGCGAGGGTAAAATTCTCTATGCCGTTGCATTCCCGATGGCTGTGGCCAATTTATCCGGCGCTTTTCTGGGTGCACGTTTGGCTATTCTGAAAGGGAATCAATTTATCCGCGTGTTTTTCCTACTGATCATTACGGCCACAATCATACGATTTGGCTGGGATTTGTTCGACTGA
- a CDS encoding heme exporter protein CcmB yields MAESVRQLSALMQKEFLLEWRQRYALNGMLLYIVGAVFVCYLSFNARRGQLTPIVWNTLFWIILLFTAINAIAKSFVQERAGRQLYYYILASPQQIIISKILYNTALMLVLAFLGFSVYAFVLGNPVNDVPLYLLTLVLGAIGFAASLTLVSGIASKAENPATLMAVLSFPIILPLLLMLLKISKNALDGLDRSTSWDEIGTVLAIDAIVLTLSWLLFPFLWRS; encoded by the coding sequence ATGGCAGAATCAGTACGACAGTTGAGTGCGTTAATGCAGAAAGAGTTTCTGCTGGAGTGGCGGCAACGCTACGCGCTCAATGGGATGCTGCTTTACATTGTTGGGGCCGTGTTTGTCTGTTACCTGAGCTTCAACGCACGACGGGGCCAGTTGACGCCCATTGTCTGGAACACATTGTTTTGGATTATTCTGTTGTTTACAGCCATTAATGCCATTGCCAAAAGCTTTGTGCAGGAGCGAGCCGGGCGGCAATTATACTATTATATACTGGCCAGTCCGCAACAGATTATCATTTCGAAGATTCTTTACAATACCGCCTTAATGCTTGTATTGGCGTTCTTGGGCTTTAGCGTTTATGCGTTTGTATTAGGCAATCCGGTTAACGACGTACCGCTTTATCTGTTAACGCTCGTGCTGGGAGCCATCGGGTTTGCAGCTTCGCTTACACTGGTTTCCGGTATTGCCAGTAAGGCAGAAAATCCGGCAACACTGATGGCTGTCCTGAGTTTCCCGATCATATTGCCGTTGCTGCTGATGCTCCTGAAGATCTCGAAAAATGCGCTCGATGGTCTTGACCGCAGCACAAGCTGGGATGAAATTGGCACAGTGCTGGCCATTGATGCCATTGTACTGACCTTGTCATGGCTTCTGTTTCCGTTCTTATGGCGGAGTTAG
- the ccsA gene encoding cytochrome c biogenesis protein CcsA encodes MTKNWWKILAVVIMTYVIIWGLVGPVPRQPILNESIRNVSFHVPLWFAMIILLIASVVYSIRYLRKGRLDDDLVAVEFANTAILFGLLGCLTGSIWANFTWGEPWPNDPKLNSVAVGMLMYLAYLILRGSFDDEQRRARISAVYNIFAFAVFIPLIFIVPRLTDSLHPGNGGNPAFGKYDMDNNLRLVLYPAVIGLTLIGVWVTELRVRLRRIKVALDD; translated from the coding sequence ATGACGAAGAACTGGTGGAAAATTCTTGCGGTCGTCATTATGACGTACGTAATTATTTGGGGACTGGTTGGGCCGGTGCCCCGGCAACCAATTTTGAACGAAAGTATCCGAAACGTGTCATTTCACGTACCGCTCTGGTTCGCCATGATTATTCTGTTGATTGCGTCGGTCGTTTACTCGATCCGCTATTTACGAAAAGGACGTTTAGATGACGATCTGGTTGCCGTTGAGTTTGCCAATACGGCCATTCTGTTCGGTCTGTTGGGTTGTTTGACAGGTTCGATCTGGGCCAATTTTACCTGGGGCGAACCCTGGCCAAATGATCCCAAACTCAACAGCGTTGCGGTTGGTATGCTTATGTATCTGGCCTATTTAATTCTTCGGGGGTCATTTGACGATGAACAGCGACGTGCCCGTATTTCAGCAGTCTACAACATTTTTGCTTTTGCCGTTTTTATTCCATTAATTTTTATCGTTCCACGTCTGACCGATTCACTTCATCCAGGCAATGGTGGCAACCCAGCCTTTGGAAAGTATGACATGGATAACAACCTCAGGCTCGTTCTGTATCCGGCTGTCATTGGGCTCACCCTCATTGGCGTATGGGTTACCGAACTACGCGTCAGGCTTCGGCGGATAAAGGTGGCACTGGACGACTAA
- a CDS encoding CcmD family protein → MRLSFLTKAPLAALLLLSQNLMAQQPVSNGVEMADQLRADGKIWVVVAVIAAVFAGIVIYLIRLDLQLGKLEKEVKEKKRSEQGIKL, encoded by the coding sequence ATGCGACTGTCTTTTTTGACAAAAGCCCCACTGGCGGCCCTGCTCCTACTCAGCCAGAACCTCATGGCTCAACAGCCGGTTTCAAACGGTGTTGAGATGGCCGATCAGCTTCGGGCCGACGGTAAAATTTGGGTAGTGGTGGCGGTCATTGCGGCCGTATTTGCCGGTATTGTTATTTACCTGATTCGATTAGACCTGCAACTTGGAAAGTTAGAAAAGGAAGTAAAGGAAAAAAAACGGAGTGAACAAGGGATAAAACTCTAG
- a CDS encoding cytochrome c maturation protein CcmE domain-containing protein — MKLSHIFGIVVIALAIGIIVATAGDASSYVTFKQAAELAQDGDEKMIHVVGKVQKDGQGRVVDMLYNPQIDPNHFEFTLVDNDNRAQKVVYNSPKPQDFERSEQIVVIGAMQGDHFQCNKILLKCPSKYQENKLETTEHEAKTAKL; from the coding sequence ATGAAACTCTCTCATATTTTCGGAATCGTTGTCATTGCCCTCGCCATTGGTATCATCGTTGCGACAGCGGGTGATGCCAGTTCCTACGTTACCTTCAAACAAGCCGCCGAACTGGCCCAGGACGGTGATGAAAAGATGATTCACGTTGTCGGCAAGGTTCAGAAAGACGGACAGGGCCGGGTGGTGGATATGCTTTATAATCCGCAAATTGACCCGAATCACTTTGAGTTTACACTGGTCGATAATGATAATCGGGCTCAGAAGGTTGTTTACAATAGTCCTAAACCACAGGATTTCGAGCGTTCGGAGCAGATCGTGGTGATCGGTGCCATGCAGGGTGACCATTTCCAGTGCAACAAGATTCTGCTGAAGTGCCCGTCGAAATACCAGGAAAACAAGCTGGAAACGACCGAACACGAAGCCAAAACAGCAAAATTGTGA
- the ccsA gene encoding cytochrome c biogenesis protein CcsA: MIHTTVGQLGHFFVILSFVTALVATVAYFLSSLGRRASVSVQTISVEEPQLAYAGESTFGGKKAKRKVPVQSTQVATPEKDDWKTLARWAFYIHGLAVFGVGASLYYIIYNHYFEYHYAWSHSSLALPVQYMISCFWEGQEGSFLLWLFWDAVLGAIVISTSRGAAAKQWEAPMMTVFALVQAFLASMILGVVFGDTFKLGSSPFLLLAEAMPDAPIFTADPTFVPKDGNGLNPLLQNYWMVIHPPTLFLGFALTLVPFAYCIAGLWRNQPLEWIRPALPWTLFGAMILGVGIMMGGYWAYETLNFGGYWNWDPVENAVFVPWLVMVASLHTMLIAKRSSTGLKTAIILTISTFLLILYSTFLTRSGILGNASVHSFTDLGLSGQLLVYLLAFVALAVLLAARKWKYIPSDEKEASVYTKEFWLFIGATVLCLSAFQIIATTSIPVYNKILESFGKISNLALPADQIAHYNKFQVWFFVVIALLTGVGQFMWWRKLDNKKWDALITPGIITLLISAGLIAFGSIKNPVYMALLVAAVFALVTNGTILLGVIRGNYRFSGGAIAHIGMALMLIGILYSAGFSKVISINTSGLLISKQDEFTKNDNKENKENTLLWLNQPERMGQYQLTYRGQRIEARDVPGYIPRKDVMVIEGDFRGIAQRDIEQGGKIYHKKGDTLALYPENTYYEVEYREPSGKVFSLFPRAQVNERMGLLASPDTRHKADRDIYTYVNSVPDPSAENKWEKTETYSVAIKDTFFLNDYVAILDDVVRTNQVEGMDIGPNDAAVRARVRVLSKTGEQTLNPAFVIKNRLVAHPAEMSDELGVRIQLNEIDPRTGKFTFAVNRTQRDYIVMKAFEKPLINILWIGTLIVVMGFLISTVRRYREYRKMQDKLI; this comes from the coding sequence ATGATACATACTACAGTCGGGCAACTCGGCCACTTTTTCGTCATTCTGTCATTCGTAACAGCGCTGGTAGCCACAGTCGCTTATTTCCTCTCGTCGCTCGGACGTCGGGCCAGCGTCAGTGTACAAACAATATCGGTTGAGGAGCCCCAGCTCGCTTATGCCGGAGAGTCTACATTTGGTGGCAAAAAGGCGAAACGAAAAGTACCTGTCCAATCGACACAAGTCGCAACACCCGAAAAGGACGACTGGAAGACACTGGCTCGGTGGGCATTTTATATCCACGGGCTCGCTGTATTTGGCGTCGGGGCCAGCCTGTATTATATCATTTACAATCATTACTTCGAGTACCATTACGCCTGGAGCCACTCGTCGCTGGCGTTACCGGTGCAATACATGATTTCCTGCTTCTGGGAAGGCCAGGAAGGATCGTTTCTCCTGTGGTTGTTCTGGGATGCCGTACTCGGAGCGATTGTGATCAGCACCAGCCGGGGGGCGGCCGCAAAGCAGTGGGAAGCGCCCATGATGACTGTTTTTGCCCTGGTGCAGGCGTTTCTGGCATCCATGATTCTGGGGGTTGTTTTCGGTGACACGTTTAAGCTTGGGTCCTCTCCATTCCTTCTGCTGGCTGAGGCTATGCCCGACGCACCGATCTTTACGGCCGATCCAACCTTCGTGCCTAAAGATGGCAATGGTTTGAACCCACTCCTTCAGAACTACTGGATGGTAATTCATCCACCAACGCTCTTTCTGGGCTTTGCCCTGACACTGGTTCCGTTTGCCTATTGCATTGCCGGTTTATGGAGGAATCAACCCCTCGAATGGATTCGCCCCGCGCTACCCTGGACGTTATTTGGTGCCATGATCCTCGGCGTCGGCATTATGATGGGCGGCTACTGGGCGTATGAAACCCTTAATTTCGGTGGGTACTGGAACTGGGACCCCGTCGAAAATGCGGTTTTCGTTCCCTGGCTTGTCATGGTTGCTTCGCTGCACACGATGCTGATAGCCAAACGAAGTTCAACTGGCTTGAAAACGGCTATTATCCTGACAATTAGCACGTTCCTGCTGATTCTGTATTCTACCTTCCTAACGCGAAGCGGAATTCTGGGTAACGCTTCCGTACACTCCTTTACCGATCTGGGCTTGTCGGGCCAATTGCTGGTTTATCTGCTGGCATTCGTTGCCCTGGCTGTGTTACTGGCCGCCCGTAAGTGGAAATACATTCCAAGCGATGAGAAGGAAGCGTCTGTTTATACCAAAGAATTCTGGCTGTTCATTGGCGCTACGGTGCTGTGTTTATCAGCCTTTCAGATTATAGCAACGACATCCATTCCGGTTTATAACAAGATTCTGGAAAGCTTCGGCAAAATATCCAATCTTGCCCTGCCTGCCGACCAGATTGCTCACTACAACAAATTCCAGGTCTGGTTTTTCGTCGTGATTGCCCTGCTGACTGGCGTTGGTCAGTTTATGTGGTGGCGAAAATTGGACAACAAAAAGTGGGATGCGCTCATTACACCGGGCATAATAACGCTGCTCATAAGCGCAGGGCTGATTGCCTTTGGTTCAATCAAGAATCCGGTTTACATGGCCTTACTGGTAGCAGCTGTGTTTGCCCTCGTCACCAATGGAACAATCCTGTTGGGTGTTATTCGGGGAAATTATCGTTTTTCGGGGGGCGCTATCGCCCACATAGGCATGGCATTGATGCTGATTGGGATTCTGTATTCGGCCGGTTTCTCGAAAGTTATTTCGATCAATACGAGTGGTTTACTGATCTCCAAGCAGGATGAGTTTACAAAAAACGATAACAAGGAAAACAAGGAAAATACGCTGCTGTGGCTGAATCAGCCGGAGCGAATGGGTCAATATCAACTCACCTATCGCGGTCAGCGTATTGAAGCCCGCGATGTGCCAGGGTATATTCCCCGTAAAGATGTCATGGTGATCGAAGGTGATTTCCGGGGCATTGCACAACGAGACATTGAGCAGGGTGGTAAAATTTACCACAAAAAAGGAGATACGCTTGCGCTGTATCCGGAGAACACCTACTACGAAGTTGAATACCGCGAACCCAGTGGTAAAGTGTTTAGCCTTTTCCCGCGTGCCCAGGTAAACGAGCGAATGGGATTACTGGCTTCGCCCGATACACGCCACAAGGCTGATCGCGACATTTATACCTACGTTAATTCGGTACCCGATCCGAGTGCTGAAAATAAATGGGAGAAGACCGAAACGTATAGCGTTGCCATTAAAGACACGTTTTTTCTCAATGATTACGTAGCCATTCTTGACGACGTTGTCCGGACCAACCAGGTCGAAGGCATGGATATCGGTCCGAATGATGCAGCTGTTCGGGCACGGGTTCGTGTATTGAGTAAAACCGGCGAGCAGACCTTAAATCCGGCGTTCGTGATCAAAAATCGCCTGGTAGCCCATCCGGCCGAAATGAGTGATGAGCTGGGTGTTCGTATCCAATTGAATGAAATCGACCCACGGACGGGTAAGTTTACCTTCGCCGTGAACCGGACGCAGCGTGACTACATCGTGATGAAAGCTTTTGAAAAACCATTGATCAACATACTCTGGATCGGCACGCTGATTGTTGTGATGGGCTTCCTGATTTCTACCGTTCGCCGGTACCGTGAGTATAGAAAGATGCAGGATAAGCTGATTTAG